The Taeniopygia guttata chromosome 9, bTaeGut7.mat, whole genome shotgun sequence genome segment TGTTAGTTTAGAAGAACAAAACTTCCAGAGTTCTTGAGAGATGGCTTTGGAGACATGTGGAAGCTGTTTGAGTTGCCTGCTGGTACCTCTTGCACTTTGGAGTATTGTTGTGAACATCCTCCTATACTTTCCAAACGGGAAAGCTCTGCATGCTGCCAGTTACCAGTCTCCCAACCATGAGTGGTATTTTGAAGGCATCTGTTTCTCAGGTGTGATGGTAAGTGCTCAGTCTATGGATTTTTAATGAATTGCATTCTACTGCAAATAATATTGAATTACTCTTCAGTAATGtaattgcttaaaaaaaaaagagcatatGGATTACTTCAACAAAAACCATTGCAGGCAGAAAAACTCaatcaaactgaaaaaaaagttagCATACTGAATGACAAGTTATGTATGTTATTAAGTGCAAAGGATTTTgcagggtgtgttggtgtttttttttttttctgctgtctttttatttatatgtaatTTATGCATGTATTATGGAGGCAAACAGTTTGTTAATTTAATCACCTGTGGATGTTGTGTTTTacccaaatgaaaaaaaagagcttCTCATAATGGTTCAGATGTTTTTCAGAGCTGTATGCAGTCCACTATTTAGAAGACTGAACAGAATTCAGAATGCATCAGGTACTACTGTTGTCAGACTAAATACAGAGAATTGTCTTACTGTGATTAGCATAGTAGGATTTTCCCTGTTGCATTTGTAATATGCTCATCTGCGGTAATAAACTACTGTGGAGTTGCCTGCTGTTCATGCTCTTTTCCACGTTCATGAAGAGCTGTAGCCCCAGGAACAGAAAGCAGTTATGTGAACAAAGTGCACTGCACACAGTGCTTCAATGGGTTTATCTGCATAAATGAGGAGTTTTTATGAAGGTGCTGAACTGTTATTAAAACATTAGACATTAATTTGAAATTGTATATTCTCtttaaagcagaagaaaaacctTCAGTtctagcagaagaaaaaaaactaccAAACAGAGgattcaaacagaaaaacagttgcaaatatattaaaaaagttAACTGCGACAGTGGCACtaatattttgaaacatttttagCCTTAAGATTATTACCAATCTGTTAAAAATGCATCTATCATACTGTTACAAACCGGTCAGCAGCATAAGAGAGGATAGTGTTGTGATTCAGGAGTATTCTCTTCTCATACTTCCCTTTTAAAACCTGTGCCTCTCTGAATGGCAGTTTGTGGTTCTGGAGCCCAGATCCTATTTATCAAAATTATTATAGGATCAAGCTTAAATAATCTCTAATAGTCTGAAGAAATCAATATGGATACTTGACAAATGAAAGTCCAGGTGAATTTAATCAAAAGTTTGCATTACTGACTTCTTCTAGAATTAAGGTGTTGGTAAGGAAGGCAGTACTCTGATTTTTGTGTCTGTGTCAGCAAGAAGGTGTTGAAATGATGTGTTTGTATCAATAAAATATCCTTCTTTTCACTGGTATTAATTCTTCTGCTTGTGACCTTGGTTTTATAGTTTCAGCTTCACTGGTGTAGCTGTGCCCAAGGTCATAGCACTTTACTGTGATGGTAGAGGgtgtatttttgtctttcaagtACAAGACACAAGTACAGCAGCAGCCAACTAAACCACTCCGGTTCCATGTATCCCTCGACTAATTGGGCTGTCCTATGGATCAGCTTTAAAATGTCAAGACAGCAGAAGAGATGCAGTCCCTGAGTTCCAAAGGTGAAGGAGATTTTGGCTTAGTATCTGCAGTTATCTCACTGACCTTATTATGTCCTCTTACAGATCCTTCTTTTGGCAGTAATTATGATAACACTGGAGTGTAGTGTATTCTATCGGTGCTGCCAGAGTGAGAGCTGTAACAAAACCTACAGGGTGAGTCTGTGTGTTATTTCTGTACATCACCTGAGCATTTGTTTCTAATGCCTTCCTGCTTCTGCTCCAGCACATCCTGCTCCTCTCTCCGCTGCTCTGTTTTCACTTCCTTTCACAGAGGATTCTAAATTGGGTTGCAAGGTCACAGAAAGTGTAGCTTCTTTCATCTGAAGCATAAGCAGGATGAAAGCAAATTAGACACACCCTTCCCCTAAATccctgtaaaataaaataacatagAATGAAGCACACCAGCTAAATTATTTCATCTCTTTGCCTGTATTATTTggaagtggtttttttttttcagaaattactcAATACCTGCTATCTGGGATGCAGACATATTTAATACACAGCTGTGTTGCTCTGGTATTTTTGGAAACCAACTTTACAAAAACTCAAGTttaaaaaccccacccaaataATATATAACTTATAGTTGTAGAACTGTCTTAAGCTCTGTCTTAATCTTTATTTTGTATGTGTATTCTTACTATTCTTTAcctgctatttttctttctgaattttgaaGACTGGGAAAATCAAATGTGAAATTCAGCCCCAAGGAAGTAGCTAGACTGAATGATCATATTTGCTGTTGACACTATCCTCACAAGGTAAtacttctctctctctttactTCAGAGTTTTATTTCTATTGTGCTAGCCCTGCTTGGAATTGCTTTCTCGGGATACAGTTGCATCATTTTTACCCTGCATTTGATTCAAGGCCCTTTCTGCAATTCATCAAGTGGATGGAATTATATTTTCAAAGACACTGCTGGGGGGTAAGAAACATTGGTGTAACTCTTCTGGAAGAAATTGTTTACCAAATCAGTAGTAAGAAACATTCTTCTTACTTCAGTCTGGTGTTTCTCTAATAGGTACCTCACAGATTACCCTGCCTGGTCTAAGTGCACAGGACCTGCTAACATAGTGGAGTGGAATATTATTTTACTCTCGATTTTGATAGCTCTCAGTGGGTTACAGTTAATCATCTGCATTCTCAAAATAGCTGCTGAGTTGAAACGAACACTCTGTGGGACCTATTCTGTTTTTGTGCAGGTAACAAAACATCTGAGGTTTATTTCTTCAGCATCTCCTTGTCACTGTAGCTTCAGCAATTTCTCTCACTTGGGGACTTAGCCTTTTGATTTATGCATTCTCTATGCTATGGCATATTTTTTCAAGAGAATATGTACTGATAAtacatttgtttattttgattCATCCACTAATTTCTTGTGGTATACAGAGGTTGGTGGCTGCTCACTCTGACCTTTAAGATTggactgagaagaaaaaaaagtggttaGGAAATTAACATGGATGCCAAATCCATTACTGTTATGTCAGCAGAGGTTGCTGAACACCTTTGTTCTGACATTCAATTTACAGACATTCTTACTAATGTGTGGCTCTCACAGCAATGATGAGAAAGATTAgcacttgttttttttttttacttgcagGCTGGGATTCTCTGAAAATGTCAAGGAAATTGTTGCTGCTTCTCCCCCGTctccagaaaaacagagaaatggGCTCTCCATAATCATAGCGGTAGATTTGTGTGctacaaataaaaatgaaacccTTGTCTTAATCTCTGTCTATCAAACTTCTCTGTTTTGGATGAAGTACATTTGAAATGTCTGACATTTACGTTTTTCTTCACCTGTCCTGTTGCgcctggcagggacacttcaCTTTTTACCCTCCAACTTGTGACAGTAGGGATATTTGAATATAACAGAGCTGCTTTTGCATTGAAAGCaccttattattttttcttaataaactGCTGTAGAATTGCTTTTGTACTCCCCTGTCATTGCTTAGACCATATGACTATTTGTTGTTTTGCAAAGGCCTGGTTCAAAGCCCAGTACATCAAGAGGGGTTGATGTACCATGAAGCCATGATTTCTAAATGAATGAATTTTAGTTACAGACAGACCATGATGGCAATCATGGAAGGACACAGGCAGAGCCTACCCTCCTCCTTCCATCTTAGAAGTTCATAACAGCAAAAAGCAATTACAGAAAAAAGTCTGTCAAGTCTTTCTTCGGTAAAAAAGGCACCTGAGCCTGATTGACATATTAGACACACAGGTCTGAACACAGCTGTGCTAATAGGCACATGTTAATGGCTGTACAGGGCTTGTTTCCACTTAGATGCAACCTTTTTCCTTTAGTCAAGTATGATGTGACTTGAGGCAACATATGAGGGAACCTTGTGAGTACCCAGTGCTAGCTTATTAATATTCTTCCAAGTATCCTGACCTTGCTACAATGAAAGGCTAACATTCTTGGCAATAATGATCAGATGAAAAAGAATAATCTGTTTTAAATTAGCAGCTAAAAGGTATTTTGACTTTCtcagataattattttttcattcccaGTGAAAATTCAGGGATTCACAATGAAGTGGACACCTGGCTCATTTGCAGTTGCATGGGGAGTATTTGGCTGTATTTAGCACtcctgtttgttttatttttttttcctctgaacaACTTCAGACTTGCAGTAATGCATGTATGCCTATTACATCAGAACTAGTGCAACATTGTCATCAAATACTAAACACTGTTAGAAATGCAAACCATATAATAAGTGTCAGctttgaataaattatttagaaaaaaatagaatatatCAGTAATTGAGTTCTGTTTCAAGACAATATTGAGTTTTTGCCTTCAAATTCCTTTGTCAGATGCTTTTGAATAGCTGATTTCTTTCTGTAGGATTTCAATAATGCAtctaaaattttaattgcttAGTTTCTTTTACGTTGCaagtataaaataattaataatatttaagaATGGGGCTAGTCTTCTGGGAGATGGTTCAAGGTGGCATGGATTGTTAGAGGTGCATGATACAAAGGCATGATGATAAAATGAGATCTGTGTCATTGCACGTTGATTTTCTCTAGACTTCAATATGTGACATATCACTTATCTTAAATGATAATCCTACATTTTTATGGATTTGTGGGTGTTGTTTtgggacagaaagaaaagaatgaaaacttAAAAATCAACCTATATTCCTACCAAACATCTCAGAGAATCTTGCTGATTTCTTGCCTAGAAACTCTGTATCtgtctttataattttttgtgTGATTGTGTCTGGTGAATTTACATTTCCATTATATGACAGACATCGCTTAATTTTGGGGCTTAAATTAAATATAGAGACATGTAATGTAGTTCTTGTTTGGCTTCCTGATCCTGCAACCCTTTTTACCCATAATCCAGAATTTGGCATCTCCATTACCATAGTCAGCTTCAACTGCAACTTGGTCATTCCGCTTTAAAAGGGGCAGTTTATTGATTTGAAATTGTTAAGAATACTAACATAGGGCTGTATTTCCAAATTTAAGAGCCAATTTCACGCAGGGGTTTTGGATGTAAGGCAAAGTTAACCTTGATATAATCAGTTTAAGTCCTGACTCATCCTAAGTATTTTGTCCTTAAAAAGTGGCACTATGAGCTGTGTCTTGTAGCAGAACCAAGATTCCTGCaaagaattttaattaattgGCTTGAAATCTAGACATAACCAATGATCCTGATGGTGTTTGAGGCAATGTGACCATCCAGCTGCAGAAGACAGACCTCACTCAACAGGGAGAAGTGGCCCTTGGGGCCAGGACAAGGCTTGTGCAGGGTTGGAATGTGGAGAAACCCTTCTTTGCGCAACAGCTCCTGGACATGAAATGCACATCCTGCCTGCTGAAATCCCCACATAAAACACCCCAGGCACAGGAGGAAGAAAGCTGCGGATATGAGTTTATAAACTCCTGGCAGAGAGGAATTAGTGCTGAATCTGCAGTAAGAGTCCAAGCATTATTTATCCCCCACAGCCAGTGCATTTTGCAAGAGTATCAGGATTCTGTGTCTGGGACAATAATGCTGTTCATTTAAAAGACTGTAGCTGGAAATCAGAGTAGACATTCAGTTTTGTAGTAAAATACTGTGGAGCCCCAGCCACACTTTTGCATGTGTAGGGTATactattaatatttttagaGTATATTAATATTTGTTTATGTAAAAGTGACTTTTGCTAAACTACAATTTCCTGATTGTTCCCATTATGGATAGAGGGGTTTTCCACATAGAACGGCAGAGGACAAAcggggctgctccagctctttAAAGGGTGTTTAACTGCAGAGGTTTACAGGCAGCCAGAGCAGCGGCATGGGCAGCGGGCAACAGACACACATCATTCAAATGCGGCAATTGTGAAATGGTGGGGGTGGGGGTTCAATTCAGCCTCACTGTGTGTTCTTATGAATTATACATATGAGATATATGATATGCATATCTTATGAATATTAATATACATGTGACCTTTTGTCAGAATATTCcatttgggggtttatttattcttttctttcaaggaaaatttttgaaataaaatgttggCTTTATCTTTCcaatggaattttggggatttcaaaAACAGAGTATTTCAGCATCTTTAATATGAGAATTGAGGTACTATGGTTTAAAACAAGGGGTATTAATGACAGCAAACTGCAGACTCATAATTTAACCAATTGAATAGGGTCTTTTTATTTAGGTCCTGAGAGGAGTTCCTGCTTTTCAGACACCCTCTGAAGATAATACAGACTTGAGAAGCTGAGGAACTTTGGTCAGGTTTTTGagtttcttaagaaaaaaatgagaggagTGTGTTTAAGCATATTCCTCTTTTGGGGAAGGTGTGATTAAAAGCAGGAGTGGAAAATATTGCCTGTCAGAagtttttcttatatttttgcATAAGAAAAGCATTCAGTTCTTTTGCAAATCAATGAAGAATAATTTAGAGTATTCAGGGGTGTAAGGCAAAGTAAAGCATATATTTTTATCCTCAAATAAATGTGGAGAtttcaagggtttttttctcttcctcaatCAATTGGAAatctaaacaaaaatatatcaaaaacATACATACTCATTAACAATTTATTTAGGAAGGAATAACTTTGAATGAAAGTATTTTAACAGGAGGTAaaagttttcttgtttttacCTCACCTAATTTACAAATGGGGCATATGCAACCCCGATAAGCTGATCTTTCCACTGCACTACTTATCTTCATCTgtggcagaggaaaaaaatgcctacagaaataattttgaatatgTGACATCAACCTGTGAAACTCCAGAATTTCATCATAGATTTGGGCAGGTTTCAAAATGTCAGCTTTGGCTTTGTCATTTAGAGAGAAGCAGAATCCTTCATTTAATCCAGATGTGTAGAaatatgaagaaattaaatattctgaCAGTGATTGATAGGAATAGTGATTAAAATTTGTGAACTATCTTATACCATAGTCCTGGTGAACAAGACTTAGATTTTTATGTTATGAAAGGAAAACTgctatattttaattatattctgAATCTTAGTCTTCTatccaaaataataataatttttctaatattCAGTATTAGAACAGCTGCAAGGGATATCCTGCTTATTACAGATAATTTTAAGTTGCCATACAATGGAAGattgtaattttaatttagaatgAATGTAATTGTGTCAGTGCTCAGAGCTCAGATGACATTTTTTAAGAATTCCCAAGTGACTgaaaacacatattttttaatagaaggTCACAGGTGGCTTTTTATGCCTAAAGCTTCAGACACAACCACCTTGTGATAGATATATACTCAAAAAAAGTGCCACTGCAAACTTTAGTTAAGTGGTTTTTAACTGTTCCATATTTAAGATCcaattttgttcttatttttcagtGAGACCAAAATGTTTACAGAActtgaataaagaaaaagaagcctTTGGCACTAGGTAGCGCATTTAGATAATGGTAACAGTTAAGATTATCTGGATCTCATGTTTTAATCATTGAAGAATGGGGCTTATCCTGTCCGGCAACAGACTAGGAGGAAGATAACATAGCGGGGTCATTTTGTGGAATTTCTGAGCCTCGTTTCCGCAATACTAAAGCTGCTTGGAAAGGGGATGCAAACCTCCCTACCTCAATACATGAATAGCTAATCCTTTCCACCTCTAGCAATATGTGCCACACTCGGTGctaaaattacatttctaaGGGAACTGTGGTGGCTAACAGAGCTAACCCAAGCATGCACTGGTGGGCATACTGGTCCCAGTGACCTCAGTCCTCCCTTTCCTGCTTGTGCCACACCAGTTTGGTGGAATGAACAGACAGGAGCAGGCACAGCTTGGGCTCCTTGTGTCAACACAGAGCAGATACATAGGGGAAAAGTGTTACTTAGAATTTCTCACAGTGTGCTTGAGAAGTTGTGTTCTTTTGCCATGTATCATAGGATTATTTTCTCAGTAGTATACAAGCTGTAGAGAGAGTGATGAAAATAGTGAAGAATATAATGAAGCTTAAGTCTGTAAATCCATTTAAATCTGCTTTCAATTCAGTGACAAGATTTGCACTCTAAGAAAATCTgaatgctatttttttgtgattgTAGGTtggcagaaatagaaaaaaattatttgcttttctgaacTGATGAAGTTACCAGAATATTTTGTTTGCTCTTGACACACAGAGACATTGTGCAATTGCTTTTATTGTTTCCACAAAAGCaaacaggagcagggagggggaggTAAGGATGTGGGGAGTAGGAGAGATAGGAACATATAAAAGGAAATTGCATGTGCCTGtcttgtgtttttatttcatgttttccacAAGGTCCATGAATGCAAAATGAAGCTATTTCTCCTAATCTGCTTGCTGATTTCTTGCTGTTTCCATGCTGGGGCAGTGAACCGGGAGTACTATATTGGCATTACAGAGACTGTCTGGAACTATGCACCTGGCAATGCCAGTGCCATCTCTGGGCAGCTTTTTGCAGAAGAAGAGTAAGTAAAGCAGTGTCACTGGTTGCATTCTATTATACAGCTTAATCTGGTTTAGACACCAGGGCTGTACTGAAAACCTGGCGAAGGCAGTGAAATGAGTCTTGGTGTCAGTGGGTTTTCTGTCAGATATATAAgggaattttgattttttttttttcctggcttgcTTGAGAACTGCATTACAATGTTCTGCTAATTCAAAGCATTGGAATATGCAGTAGAGTG includes the following:
- the TM4SF18 gene encoding transmembrane 4 L6 family member 18; the encoded protein is MALETCGSCLSCLLVPLALWSIVVNILLYFPNGKALHAASYQSPNHEWYFEGICFSGVMILLLAVIMITLECSVFYRCCQSESCNKTYRSFISIVLALLGIAFSGYSCIIFTLHLIQGPFCNSSSGWNYIFKDTAGGYLTDYPAWSKCTGPANIVEWNIILLSILIALSGLQLIICILKIAAELKRTLCGTYSVFVQAGIL